Within the Candidatus Culexarchaeum yellowstonense genome, the region TTACGTTCAGAATTGGTAATATGGGATACATAGAGTTTAAGGATATCCATGAGATGCTTAAGAATCTTGAAGAGGTAGTTAAGTCTAAAGGTTAAATCCAAATTTTTCCTATTCATTCACGTATATAGTGTCCCCCTTAACTCTAACAAAATCTCCACTTTTTATCTTACCTATATCCACCATGTCTACGCATGGTATGTTTGCTATTATTGCACCTACAGCCACTATTGGTTCACAGTACTCATTTATTATTGCTGCTGGCGCTGTGTTTAGTTTCTTCATTCTATAAATTATGTATGTTCCAACGGTGGACCCCTTTCCATGTGGGAATACCAGTATCTTCCCCTTTATGGATTTCCCTTCAAGTGGATGTTCCCTTTCTATCACTATCCCCGTCTTTGGGTCTACGCCTCCCAGAAATGCTATTGGCTCCATTGATACTAGTGCTTCCCCCTCTGCTTCCCCCTCCTTTATCACTCTCCCCTTAATTATCATTCCAAACACCACTTATTGCTGCTTTAACGCAGTCTTCTAAGCTTCCAAATCTAACTTTCACTTTTGAGTGTAGTGGTGCTAATGTGGCCATTTTTGCGCTGTTTGTGGCTAATGTTTTGAATCCCAATTCCTCTATTGGGGCGACAACCATGCATGTATCCCTTATAACATTTCCTCCAGCTTCATTTATTATATCCAGCAATCCCCTTCTTTTAGCTTCATCATACACTTTTCTTGATGTTGTTATCCATAATTGCGATTTAATCTTCCTACCTTTAATCATATTTGCTACCTTCCCTATTTCATCTATTGAGGCATGTGGGCATCCAATACTAACCACATCTATCTCCCTAACATCATGGTTTAAGGTTTCATAGGCTTCCCTTAAATCTTCAATTTCAATTTCTTCAGCGCTATCTTTAATAACCCTTTTAATTTTTGCTTCTGGGGTTATGTTTTCCATGTGGAATAACCCTACAGCTCCACTTGCAGCCATTGATGCTCCAAGTGATTTGAGTTCATCTAAATCTGCAGTTTCTATACCCGTAATGTATGGAACTTTATTTCCAACCATCTTCCCAATTAGGTATCCTAGTGCTCCGAAATCTGAAATCCCCTTCACATTGCATTTAACTTTTATCACGTAGTCTGCAAGTCTATTTTCATCTAGATGTAACCCGTATTTTGCAGTTCTACCGGTTATTGCTGAGGCTAATGCTGAAATTCCACTTTCCCTGTTGGTTCTTGCGCCTAGAATCGAATTTGCATATATTATTGCCGATGATTCCCCCCATGCTATATGTTGCCCAAATTTCGGTTTATTCCCCACTAGATATGGTGTACATGTACATGTGGCTTTCACGCCCATCTTCTCATATGCTTTAACTATTCTAATCTGCTTCTCCGCAAATTCCCTGCTAAATCCGAGTTCCTCCCATAACTCCATATCCATTCCAGCTGGATTTAATGTTGCTTCAACCATAGTTTTAACTCCCATGCTTGCGAGCTCCTCTAGGAATTCAAGTCCCTCATCCCCTAAATTCTTGTAACTTACACCAGAGATGTGTGCACTTTCAATTTTAACCAATCCACTTGCATTGTATATCTTCCCCAAAGCCACTATTATCTCCATGGCTCTACGCACGCCTTCCCCCATCTCACCATTAAGCATAGCTTCCTCTTCCCTAGTTAGCATCACATATACCATTATGTTAGGTGGATATAAATAAAAGTGCCCTTTGCAAATGCATTACGTATTCATTGGGCTACTCATTTTTGGGATTATTAATTCTCTTATGAATTGGAAAAAATTATTTATGTTTTCTAGTTTTCTCCAATAAGTTTTCCATCTCTAATGTTATATGTCTTCTCACATCTCTCTTTTACCATTGGGTCATGTGTTGCAATTATAAATGTTTTTCCAAGGCTTCTATTCAGTTTCGTTATGATTTCCATTATCTTTATGGTTGTATCTGTATCGACATTTCCAGTTGGCTCATCTGCTAGGACTATTGAAGAATCATTTGCCAGTGCTCTTGCTATGGCTACTCTTTGCTGTTCTCCTCCACTCATTTCGTCTGGTTTATGGTTCATTCTATCTTCAAGTCCCACCATTTTAAGCAATTCCATGGCACGTTTCCTCCTCTCTTCTTTCGGTATTTTTGCCAGTGTCATCGGTACTTCAACGTTTTCAAGTGCAGTTAGTACTGGTATTAGGTTTAGGAATTGGAATACGAAGCCAATTTTATTCAACCTATACTCTGCCAACCTTTTTTCACTTAATGTTGTTAAATCTACTCCATCAACGTAGATTTTCCCTTTGGTTGGTGTATCCAATCCCCCTATAATGTTTAGTAGTGTAGTCTTTCCAGATCCTGATGGCCCCACTAGCCCAATTATTTTCCCGTTTGGCATTTTTACAGTGACTCCTCTTAAAGCTTGTACTTCTATTTTCCCATGCCTATATATTTTCACTAGATTTTCTGTTTCAACTATTGCTTTAGACATGTCTTAACGCCTCCACTGGTTTCATTCTTGATGCACGCCAAGCTGGGTATAATCCAGCTATAAGCCCCACTAATACTCCTAGTGCAATGCATACTACAATATTGGTGGGTGTTAATGTTGGTGTGAAGAGCTGTGTGCTTCCCACTTGTCTAACCCCTCTAATTGTTGTTCTACCCAGTATGGATGCTGTTCCCATTATTCCAGGCATGAACATGGGTAATACGTATGCTAATACTCCGCCTACAGCTACCCCTATAACTCCCCCTAGAGCGCCTATAAGTACTGCTTCCGCTAAGAACATCTTTAGTATATCACTACTTTTTGCGCCTATTGCTTTTAGTATTCCAATTTCACGGGTTCTTTCAGACACTGACATTAGCATTGTATTTATTACTCCAAAGCTTCCTGCTACGAGTGCTATTAACCCTATTGTGGCGAAGAACATTGTGAGTGTATTTAGTAGTTGTGTTGCTTGCGTCACCATTGCTGTTGGCGTTGTAACTCTGATGCCTGGTATGTAGCTTGTTATTGTATTTGCAACTTCACTTACCATATATGGGTCTTCACATTTCACAAGTATCTGCGTTGCTTCATTTTCCAGTCCAGTCATATTTTGTGCATCTTCTATGGTGATGTACGCTGAATATTCTTGAAACATCATTCCAGTTTCAAATTCACCTATTACTTCAAACTCCCGTTGCTCTGTTGTCGAAACTCCAACTTTCACTTTCCCACCTATAGTTGTATTCAATGCTTCCATTATGGCTTTGCCGAGAATTATCTTTCCACTTTCCCCTACATTTAGCATTCTCCCATTGATTATGTTTAATCCACCTGTGACTTCGTCATATGTTTGTGGGTCTATTCCATATATTGTAATTCTCGTATTTCCGATGTATCCCATGAAGGACAATTGTGGTGAAACTGCGTAGACCCCTTGTATTTGGCTTATTTGCTCTATTATATTTAGGTTTATGGTTCTCTGTATGGTGAATCCAAATCCTCCAAATCCTCCGAATGGTTGCCCCCCTCTTCCCGGCGTTGTGGCATTGTATATTGTTATGTCTGCTCCTCCGAGTGCTCTAACCATTTGCGTCACTCTTACATCCATTCCTGAAACTATTGAGAGTAGTGCTAGCATCATTCCAACTCCTACAACTATGCCTAATACTGTTAGCGTCGTTCTAAGTTTCCTTCTACTTATATTTCTGATAGCCATTTTCCATGTTTCCATAGAGATCAAAATATAGATTTAGTATGATGTTTAAAAGGAATCTGTTGAAACGCATTTTCCATATGAAGGAAGTTTTATGTGTATATTTGCTTATGGTTATTTTGATGATTGAAAGGTTATCTACTGGTATTGATGGGTTAGATGAACTTTTGGAGGGTGGGATTCCTAGAGGGTTTTTCGTTGCAGTTACTGGTGAACCTGGGACTGGTAAAACAATTCTCTGCATACATTTCATTAATCGTGGCGTTTTGGATGGTGATAAATGCATTTACGTTACAACCGAGGAGTCTAGGGAGTCTATCATTAGACAGGCTGAGCAGTTTGGATTTAAATTCTCCAAGTATGTTGATGAGGGAAGGCTCATAATAATTGATGCATTAATGGGTAAGGAGGATCAGTGGAGTTTAAATTCCCTCACAGTTGATGATATGGTGAATAAGGTTTTGGAGGCTAAAAAGTCTCTGGGTTATGGTAGAGCTAGACTTGTCATTGACTCCATGAGTGCCTTCTGGCTTGATAAACCTGCAATGGCTAGGAAGTACTCATATTATGTTAAGAAAGTTTTGTATAAGTGGGATTTCACGATCTTCGCAACTTCACAATACGCTATAACTACGTCTGAGGCTTTTGGTTGGGGCTTAGAGCATGTGGCTGATGGGATCATAAGGTTTAGGCGATTCATACGTGGAGGTCAGCTAAAGAGGTATGTTATAATAGAGAAGATGAGGCAGACACAGCACTCATTATACCTCCATGAAATAAGTATTGAGCCGAATGCTGGACTTAAAATTATTGGTAAAGCTGGTGAGAGAGTTGAGGATGTAGCCTTACCAAGCGAAGTCTCAAAGAAGATTAAGAAGGTTAAGGAGAGATCGGAAAAGATCGTTGAAGAATAATGTGTAACATGCTTGATTTAAAATTTGCTCCACCGATTATGCGAGTTTGTAGTGTCATGTTTATATTGATGTGATTCATTACCGTATTATGATGGCTATTATGTTTATCCGTATACCCGATTATTTGAAAAGGGAAATGGGATTGCTAGGGGGATTGTTGACTTGAGTGAAGAAATAAGGGATTCCATTGAAAGAAGGGTTAATGAGATAGAGCAAAGAAGAGTTTTTGAGGAGCTTGAGGCTTTAATTCAAAAGTTGCCTAGAATGCCGAGGGGATCAATAACTAGGTATGTGAGGGAAGATCGTGATAGTAATTGATGCTTCCCTTTTAGTGAAGTGTCTCCATCTTTAAACATATTCTCCTAAAAGTTTGTTTCATATTCTTATGGGATGTGATTTTGATGTGGTTTATGTTGACTTGTCCGCCAGGTTTGGAGGATATTGTGGAGCTTGAGTTGAAAGAGAAGTTTGGTTTTGTTAATGTTGTTTTGAAACCATTCAACATTCAAGGTAGGGTTTTGGTGGATATGCAGAGTTCGAATGTTAATGATCTTCTAAGTATGAAATCCATCCATCATGTTAGGAGGTATATTTCAACATTTACAGTTTCCAGTTCTAAGGATGGTTTGAAGGAGATTTATGATGTCGTTTACTCATTGGATTTGAGTGAGTTTCTACCTAAAACTGGCAGTTTTAGGGTTACTAGTGAGAGGATTGGGATTCATGAGTATACTTCCATGGATGTTCAGAGGATTGCTGGTCAAGCTATAGTGGATAAGTATAGGAATAGGGTTGATTTGGAGAATTTCGATGTGGAGGTTATTGTTGATGTTGTTCATGATAAATGTGTTGTATGCATTTCCATTAGTAGGGAGTCTCTTCATAAACGTCACTATAGGGTTTTTGATCATCCTGCAGCTTTAAGGCCTACTATTGCTTATGGTATGGTTAGGCTTTCAAATCCATTGGAGAGTAATGTTTTTGTTGACCCAATGGTTGGTGGTGGAACTATACTTATTGAAGCTGCATTGTATATGGGTTCTAAACTTAAACTTTATGGGTTCGATATTAATGAGCGTTTCCTTGAAGGGGCTAAGGCTAATGCTGAAGCTGCCGGTGTTCTCAGCCTCATAAATTTTTCTAAGGGGGATTGCACCAAGCTATCCAATTATATTAGTAATGTGGATAGGATTGTGACTAATCCGCCATATGGTATTAGAATGGAGCCTAAAATTGGTATTAGGCAATTGTATTTCATGTTTGCATCTGAAGCTTATAAGTGTATGAATAGTGGTGGTAGGCTTGTGGTTATAACTTTGAAGGAGGGGGTTATGCGTAAAGCTCTATTGAACGCCAATTTCAGTATTGTCCATGAAAGGTATACGTTGCATGGAGATTTGAGGGCGAAAATTTTTGTGGCTGAAAAATGATTACTCAAAGATTTTTGTATATGTTTCGTTAAACTTTTATCCTATCATGTTATATTTTCAAACATGAGTAGACGTGAAAGGCTTTTGGGCGAGGATTATGATGTGGAGCCAGTTCTACGTTCAAAGATGAAACCTGAACATTTTGATAGGCTTATGAAGATTAAGGATCCTGAACTTCATAGGTGGATTGCTGATATAATCTTGGTTTGCCAACCATCTTCCATATACATAAATACTGGTTCTCAAGACGATATTGAATATATTAGACGTGTATCCCTTGAGCGCGGTGAAGAAATTCCAACCAAGTATCCACTGCAAACCATACATTTTGATGGGGCTAAGGATCTTGCTAGAGATAGGGAGAATACCAGGATTCTTGTGGAGGGGGTTGGTGGAATTCCATTACTGAATACCAGGGGGAGGATTGATGGTTTGAATGAGATTAAGAGTGTTTTGAAGGGGATTATGATGGGTAATGAAGCCTTTGTGGGATTCTTCTGTTTAGGTCCCAGAAGATCTCCACTATCGCTTTATGCTGTTCAAGTTACCGATTCAGCTTATGTCATGCATAGTGAGAACATATTGTACAGATTAAGTTACGATGATTTTGTTGAGAGGGGGTCTGAGATCAAGTATATGCGTTTCCTACATTCTGCTGGCGAGAGGAATGAGTATGGTTGGAGTAAGAATTTGGATAAGAGGAGAATTTACATAGACCTTGCTGATGACACCGTTTATAGCACAAATACCCAGTATGCAGGTAATACTGTGGGTTTAAAGAAGCTTGCCCTAAGATTGACTGTTTATAGGGGGTGTTTGGAGGGTTGGCTTTCCGAACACATGTTCATTGCCGGCGTTAAGGGGCCAGGGGATAGGATAACCTACTTTACTGGAGCATTTCCCGCTGGTTGTGGTAAAACTTCCACTGCATTGATGGCTGATACAGTTGTGGGTGATGATTTAGCCATTATAAGGGAGGTTAATGGAATTCCTAGAGCCATAAATCCTGAAGTTGGAATGTTTGGGATAATTGAGGGTATTAATCCGAAAGATGATCCTGAAATATATGAGATACTCACATCCCCATATTCTGAAGTTATATTCTCCAATATCTTGTTGATGGGTAATGGTGAAGTTTGGTGGAATGGTAAGATTGGTGTACCCATGGCTGGGTTAAATTATGCTGGTGTATGGTGGCCTGGTAAGGTTGATGAGCGTGGTAATCCAATTCCACCATCACATTCCAATGCTAGATTTACAACGCACATAAAGTATCTTAAGAATCTTGATCCAAGGATAGAGGATCCCGATGGTGTCCCCGTTGGTGGAATGATTTTTGGTGGTAGAGATTCAGATACATGGGTTCCCGTGGAGGAGGGGTTAAGTTGGGAGCATGGAATTGTAACTAAGGGTGCAGCTTTGGAGTCTGAGAGGACTACCGCTGTTCTCGGTAAGGCTGGTGAAAGGGAGTTTAACCCCTACGCCATACTGGATTTCATTTCCATATCCGTGGGGAAGTTTACCGAATTGCACTTCAAGTTTGCTGAGAAGCTCAAGGTTAAACCAAAGGTTTTTGGTGTAAACTACTTCTTGAGAGATGAGAGTGGGAGGTATTTGGCTGAGAAGGTTGATAAGAAGGTTTGGTTGAAGTGGATGGAGCTTAGAGTTCATGATGATGTAGGCTTCATAGAGATCCCCACTGGAAGGATACCCATATACAATGATCTCGTTGAACTGTTCAATAAAGTTCTTGGTAAAGATTATCCTGAGCAACTCTATGAGAAGGAGTTTACAGTTAGGGTTCCACAGCATTTAGCGAAAATTGAGAGGATATGGAAGATATATGCAAACATACCTGACACTCCAGAGTTGCTCTTCCAAATTTTGAGGGAGGAGAGGGAGAGGTTGAAGAAGGCTGAGGAACGTTATGGAAGCTACATTTCACCGATGAAATTCGATAAGAAGTAAATGTGCATTCAATGATTTAACCAGCTAATCCATATTCAAACTTTATTATTTTTGAGGAAGATTTAATAAGCTTTAAAGCCATATTACCTAAGTTGTATGTTGGAGATTTCCGATCTATGGGTTGAAGTTGCTGGTAAGCCTGTTTTGAAGGGTGTTAATTTGAGGATTGATTATGGTGAAGTTCACGTTCTACTTGGACCTAATGGTTCTGGTAAAACTACACTTATAAACGCCATAATTGGTGATCCAAGATTCAAAGTTATCAGAGGCAGTATAAGGTTTAAGGGTATTGACATCACCAATATGCCAATTAATGAGAGGGTTAAATTGGGGATTGGAATCGGATTTCAAATGCCCCCAAAGATTAGGGGTGTTAAGCTTGGAGATTTGTTGAGGGAGATATCATTAAGGTTTGGTGGGAAATCGAATATTGATGAATTGGCTAAATCTCTGAATATGCATGAATTCTTGGATCGCGAAGTTAATGTGGGATTTTCTGGTGGTGAGTTGAAGAGGTGTGAGGTTCTACAAGTTTTAGTTCAATCCCCAGATCTAGCCATATTCGATGAACCTGATTCCGGCGTTGATGTGGAGAATTTGTCATTGTTGGCTAAGGCTATAAATGATTTTTGCAGTTTAAGTGATAAACCAATTATGAGGAAGAGATCTGCATTGATAATAACCCACTTAGGATACATTTTAAATTACATTAAAGCTGATCGTGCACATGTTATAATGGATGGAGTAGTGGCTTGCTCAGGTAGACCTGATGAGATTATAGAAAACATCAAGAATCATGGTTTTGAGGGGTGTTATAGGTGTCTGAGGGAAAGGGTAAATGGATAGAGGAAGTTAGGGAGAAGGCGAAGAGGGCAATTGATAAGCCCTCAGCCTTTGGCTTGGATTTGGATATTTCAAAATTCAAATCTATCTCTAAATCCTCTGAGTCTATTTCTAGGGATTTGGAGGAGAAGGCTTCTGAGGTTGGTGTGGATCTTAGTGGTAGGGGGAGGGCTGGAAGCTATTTGCAGGTGGATTCCAGCATACTTATGGGTTCCTCCCTCCATGAGGGTGTTGAGGTTTTACCTATCTCTAAAGCCTTAGAATTGTATGATTGGGTTCCAAATTATTATTGGAGGGCTCTTGATGTTGATATGGATAAGTTCACTGCCCTTTCTGAGCTTAAGTGTAGTGGTGGTGTTTTCATTAGGGTTAAGAGTGGCGTTAAAGTTGAGCTTCCAGTTCAAGCATGCTTCTACCTTAAGAGTAGCGGTTTATCCCAGAGTGTTCATAATATTATAATTGTTGAGGAGGGGGCTGAACTTAACGTTTTAACTGGCTGTGCCTCTCCAAGGGTTGGTGAAGCTCTGCATGTTGGTGTTTCGGAATTTTATGTTAAGAGGGGTGGTAAATTAACTTATACCATGATTCATTCTTGGAGTGAGGGTGTTGATGTTAGGCCTAGAACTGGAGTTTTATTGGAGGATGATGCATCATTCACAAGTGTCTATGTTAATGTGAATCCAGCTAAAACTATTCAAACTATGCCAATAGTACACCTTAATGGTGAAAATTCCAGGTCTAGCTTAGTATCCATAGTTGTTGCTTCTAATGGTAGTGTTATTGATGTTGGGGGTGAAGCTCACCTTAATGGTAATGGTAGTAAAGCGGAAATAGTTTCAAAGGTTATTGCGAAGGATGATGCCAACGTTATTTCCAGAGGGGTTATTGTGGGTGAAGGCTATAATTGTAGAGGTCACTTGGAGTGTAGGGGTATGTTGCTATCCTCAAAGGCTGTTATAAGAGCTATACCACAATTGGATGCTAAGAATGCTAGTGCCACATTATCCCATGAAGCTGCTATTGGAAGATTTTCCGAAGATGAAGTATACTACCTTATGTCCAGAGGGTTTAGTGAAGAGGAAGCTGTATCCATTATTGTTAGAGGGTTTATGGATATTGGACCTGTGGATCTACCACCATTACTAAGCAAATATGTGAAGTGGGTTCTAGATAATGTTTCCAGGAAGCTTTAGAGTTTGAAGGCTAAAACCCCCATTAAATCCCTTCTAACCTCAACTTTAAATCCAACACTCCTAAGCCTATTTGAAACCCCCTTAACGAAATCTACTCTACGTTTTATTCCAGGTTGACCTGTATAGTGGTATAGGATTCCTCCAAACTTTAAAACTCTATAAAGCTCCTTGTAGAATTCCATGCTATAAAGTTCTCCAGCCAATTGAAATCTTGGTGGATCATGTATAATTCTATCAAAAGCCTCATCCCCCATTTCACGCACAACTTTTGCTGCGTCTTCAACTATAATCTTTATCCTATCATTCTCCAATCCTCTAGACCATGGGTTTATTTCCGCTATTTTCAGAACGTTTATATCCTTTTCTATGCTTATTACGCTACTTGCACCCATATTTGCTGAAGCTATTGCTGTATATCCAAGTCCTGTGCATACATCGAGCACTTCTAATCCCTTATGAACTTTTGCAGCTTTAACTTTCATTAATGCATCTTCCCATGGGGTTACTCCAGTTATTCTATGCATATGTATACCGTTAATCTCCAGTGTTGGTGCGGCTTTTTCCGCTACGCATCTAAGCTTATAATAATTCCCATCAGCATAAAACGCCACCTTCACGATTTCCCCATCCTCAAGACAGTATACATCGTTACTTTCAATTAACTCTCTAAGCAATTCTATTTCAATTTCAAATCCATCCACAATCACAATGGAATCACGATTCACTATTTCCACATCCTCCTCTGATATGCCTAAATCAAAACTGACTTTCGCAAAACCCCTACGGGTATTTAATGCTTCAATTATCTTTATTGCAGTGTAACGTGATATAAGCTTCTTCTTATGGTAAGTATACTTGTACTCCATAACCCCATGGTTAATTGTGGGAATGAAACCCTTATTAATATTAACTAAACCTTTTTAAGCTTCAAAATTCAATTCTTTTAGGATCTGCTATGATTAGGATAATTGATATTGCGGTTAAGGATGTTAAGGTCATAGATGAAGATGAAACTGTTGTTAAAGCTGCTGATATAATGTCGCAATATAACATTGGATGCTTAGTTGTGGTTAAGGATGGTAAACCTGTTGGGATAGTGACTGAGAGGGATATGTTGAAGAGGGTGATAGTTCCATGCTTAGATCCCAGGACAACAAAAGTTTCGAAGGTGATGTCTAAACCATTGATTTATGGGGATCCAGATATGGATCTAGTTTACGCGGCTAAGTTCATGATAAATAATAACATTAAGAGGCTTCCAATAATTGATCGTGGCAAACTTGTGGGTATAGTCACTTTAACAGATATATTGAGAGCCTTGCCAGAAGTCGTTAAAGCGTTAGAGGAAAGCTTGATAATTGACAAATTGCACCCAAGATTTAGAAAACTGCTTAAAAAGTGAGAGTGATTCATAGGTTTATATGCTTCTAAAAAACAATATTTTACCCTTTGTTTAAATATTAGGTTATTTCACATCGTAGATATTCAATTCTTTAAGGAAATTTTTATTGATATATGGTTTTGCGAAATGCTTATATGTATTGGAGTGAATAGTTTATTTGACTCTTTGCAAAAAATTGGAAATAAAAATATTAATACTACCCTTTTTTTGCGTGGTGTATGCTTTGAGGAGTATACGGGTATCGATCCCGGATGATACTTTACGGGATATTGACTTACTCATTAAAATTGGGCGTTACAATTCTAGGGATGAAGTCATTGCTAAAGCATTAAATGATCTTCTAAACAGAGAATTCGTTAAAATTAATTATGTTCGATACCTTGCAAAGTCTTATTAGGTTTATGCGTATTTAATGAATATATTCGCCTATATATAGGCAAACCTTTATATTATTGCATCATGTTACGTTTTATTTGGTGTATGCTTTGGTGTCGAGAAGTATGCTTGTATCTGCTTCAGCATTGACTGCAGCGTTGGTTTATGTGATGACATGTATAGCTGTCCCCATGCCTAAACCTCTTGGTGTTTGGCATGCTGGCGATATTGCATCCTTTATTTCATCAATACTCTTCGGACCTATTGTTGGAGGATTTGCATGTGGTGTTGGTGCAGCCCTCTTTGACATTTGGAATCCACTTTACCAATCTTCATTTATAATATGGGCTCCAGCAACATTGGTTATACGTGGAATTATGGGTTTCATGATTGGTAAGTTTAGGAGGATTATCCCAAGTAGGCCTAGGTCATCCGAAGTTTTAGCTATGATTATAAGTCATGTATGGAAGAATTTCGCATACTTCGCATATGACTACTATCTCTTTGGCCCCGTAGCATACTTAGATCTATTGACATTCTTCCCATTAAGCGCAATTGATATTGCTGTTACAGTGCCATTATTAGCGGTTATCAGGAAATCCATTGGGAAGGAGTATTTCATGTAATT harbors:
- a CDS encoding methyltransferase domain-containing protein, whose amino-acid sequence is MEYKYTYHKKKLISRYTAIKIIEALNTRRGFAKVSFDLGISEEDVEIVNRDSIVIVDGFEIEIELLRELIESNDVYCLEDGEIVKVAFYADGNYYKLRCVAEKAAPTLEINGIHMHRITGVTPWEDALMKVKAAKVHKGLEVLDVCTGLGYTAIASANMGASSVISIEKDINVLKIAEINPWSRGLENDRIKIIVEDAAKVVREMGDEAFDRIIHDPPRFQLAGELYSMEFYKELYRVLKFGGILYHYTGQPGIKRRVDFVKGVSNRLRSVGFKVEVRRDLMGVLAFKL
- a CDS encoding CBS domain-containing protein — protein: MIRIIDIAVKDVKVIDEDETVVKAADIMSQYNIGCLVVVKDGKPVGIVTERDMLKRVIVPCLDPRTTKVSKVMSKPLIYGDPDMDLVYAAKFMINNNIKRLPIIDRGKLVGIVTLTDILRALPEVVKALEESLIIDKLHPRFRKLLKK
- a CDS encoding CopG family transcriptional regulator; this translates as MRSIRVSIPDDTLRDIDLLIKIGRYNSRDEVIAKALNDLLNREFVKINYVRYLAKSY
- a CDS encoding ECF transporter S component, with the translated sequence MSRSMLVSASALTAALVYVMTCIAVPMPKPLGVWHAGDIASFISSILFGPIVGGFACGVGAALFDIWNPLYQSSFIIWAPATLVIRGIMGFMIGKFRRIIPSRPRSSEVLAMIISHVWKNFAYFAYDYYLFGPVAYLDLLTFFPLSAIDIAVTVPLLAVIRKSIGKEYFM